The Henckelia pumila isolate YLH828 chromosome 2, ASM3356847v2, whole genome shotgun sequence genome includes a window with the following:
- the LOC140883799 gene encoding cytochrome P450 76T24-like produces MDLILLYSIPFLSFSFAVCAWILQILKPRKPCKLPPGPKPYPVIGNILELGEKPHQSLAKLSQVYGPLIHLKLGSLTTVVVSSPGIAEIFLQKHDQVFSGRNHSGAAHALDHHKLSMAWLPAENQWRKLRKICKEQMFSAPSLDSSQGLRRDRLQKLCEYVHGCCVDGKAVDIGRASFTTSLNLMSATLFSEEFAAFDSGSCEELREVVCGIMEYLGKPNLADYFPVLRSLDPQGILRKNTVYFRRCFHIFEEIIGKRLEMRAGTRLKNDMLDSLLDINQRNDSELSILDIKHLLLDLFVAGTDTTSSTVEWAMSELLRHPHKMLLVKNELREVIGKNHEQVTESDISRLSYLRAVVKETFRLHPAGPLLVPHKSAGEDTEINGYTIPRNAQILINAWAIGRDSSTWLDPESFIPERFLETETDFKGQHFELVPFGAGRRICPGLPLANRMVHMMVATLIHNFDWKLDGGLNPQQLDMNESFGLTLKKTIPLMAVPMELHTF; encoded by the exons ATGGATTTGATATTATTATATAGTATCCCGTTCCTCTCTTTCTCTTTCGCCGTCTGTGCTTGGATTCTTCAAATTCTCAAACCCAGAAAACCATGCAAGCTCCCTCCGGGACCAAAACCATATCCCGTAATCGGAAACATTCTCGAACTCGGCGAAAAACCCCACCAATCTCTCGCCAAACTCTCCCAAGTATACGGCCCCTTGATTCATCTGAAACTTGGAAGCTTAACAACCGTGGTTGTATCCTCTCCTGGAATCGCTGAAATATTTCTGCAGAAGCACGATCAAGTTTTCTCCGGCCGGAACCACTCAGGGGCAGCACACGCGCTGGATCACCACAAGCTGTCCATGGCGTGGCTTCCGGCCGAGAATCAATGGCGGAAGTTGCGAAAGATATGCAAAGAGCAGATGTTTTCGGCTCCGAGTCTGGATTCGAGCCAGGGTTTGAGGAGGGATCGGTTGCAGAAACTGTGCGAGTATGTGCATGGTTGCTGCGTCGATGGCAAGGCTGTGGATATCGGGAGAGCTTCATTTACGACGTCGCTTAATCTGATGTCGGCCACCCTTTTCTCCGAGGAATTCGCAGCTTTTGATTCGGGTTCGTGTGAAGAACTCAGGGAAGTGGTGTGTGGGATAATGGAGTATCTTGGGAAGCCGAATCTTGCGGATTATTTCCCGGTGCTTAGATCGTTGGATCCGCAGGGGATTTTGAGGAAGAACACTGTTTATTTCAGGAGATGTTTCCATATATTCGAGGAAATCATTGGAAAACGGCTGGAAATGAGGGCTGGTACGAGATTGAAAAATGACATGTTAGATTCTCTGCTGGATATTAATCAAAGAAACGACTCTGAACTGAGCATTCTTGATATCAAACATCTACTTCTG GATTTGTTTGTTGCGGGTACAGACACAACATCAAGCACAGTGGAATGGGCTATGTCAGAGTTACTAAGGCATCCACATAAAATGTTACTCGTAAAAAATGAATTAAGAGAAGTAATTGGAAAGAATCATGAACAAGTTACAGAATCGGACATTTCAAGACTCTCATATTTGAGAGCTGTTGTGAAAGAAACTTTTAGGCTTCATCCAGCCGGCCCTTTGTTGGTACCTCACAAGTCTGCAGGAGAAGATACAGAAATCAATGGCTATACGATCCCGAGAAATGCACAAATCCTCATCAATGCATGGGCGATCGGGAGAGATTCCAGCACATGGTTGGATCCTGAGTCATTTATCCCTGAAAGGTTTTTAGAAACCGAAACAGACTTCAAGGGTCAGCATTTTGAGCTCGTTCCATTTGGTGCTGGCCGAAGAATTTGTCCCGGCTTGCCGCTAGCGAATCGTATGGTGCACATGATGGTTGCTACTTTGATACACAACTTTGATTGGAAACTTGATGGAGGACTCAACCCACAACAACTCGACATGAATGAAAGTTTTGGGCTCACTTTGAAAAAGACCATACCTCTAATGGCTGTCCCAATGGAATTGCATACATTTTag